A window from Opitutia bacterium ISCC 52 encodes these proteins:
- a CDS encoding thioredoxin domain-containing protein has product MPNHLVNEKSLYLLQHANNPVDWYPWGEEAFAKAKAEDKPLLISIGYSSCHWCHVMEHESFEDEYIAGLMNEHFVCIKVDREERPDVDQIYMEAVQMIAQHGGWPLNVFCLSDGRPFFGGTYFPPEDRGNGMVPWPQVLIRVIDFYKKNREQLEENADSIIKNLMASNAPAEPTNATIDRTTLEQAAQEFAKRHDDQLGGFGQAPKFPPSMALNFLLQARNSLQESAKKAPDQQEVVQRIDEVIDTTLTAMAHGGLYDQIGGGFSRYSVDRYWLIPHFEKMLYDNGLLLDIYAKAYTTYRKPLFKAIVEETARWAQREMRNPDGAFYSAFDADSEGEEGKFYVWKPDEIKAALGEEAATEFCNVYNITDAGNFEHGFSNPALTENDIAIRESLSEAREKLYEHRSNRIWPGLDKKQLTSWNSLMIRGLAEAGFALDRKDLFDTAKEIADFIWDQVRTEDNRLKSVYYSEAQLNGYLDDYAYYAEALISIIAYVDFHYSGESKVYLERCETIAKSVMEHFSDGSSVGYYFTSNDHESLIARKKEWWDNATPSGNASMLQVLTTLYFITVDSTYEEAMRELRQGYTGLIARNPHGVPHALSALMAEQNGIEVIKAKDVDNLDKLPDELRKLPWSRRITMITDAENQPSGYQRCIGSMCLQSVSDPAKLYN; this is encoded by the coding sequence ATGCCCAATCATCTGGTCAACGAAAAGAGTCTCTATCTACTGCAACATGCCAACAATCCAGTAGACTGGTATCCTTGGGGAGAAGAGGCATTCGCCAAAGCCAAGGCAGAGGATAAACCCTTGCTCATCAGCATCGGATATTCCTCCTGTCACTGGTGTCATGTCATGGAACATGAGTCCTTCGAAGACGAGTACATCGCTGGTCTGATGAATGAGCATTTTGTCTGCATCAAAGTAGACCGGGAAGAGCGACCCGACGTAGATCAGATCTATATGGAAGCGGTCCAGATGATCGCCCAACATGGCGGCTGGCCGTTGAATGTGTTTTGCCTGTCCGATGGGCGTCCCTTTTTTGGCGGAACTTACTTTCCCCCCGAAGACCGAGGAAACGGCATGGTTCCCTGGCCTCAGGTTTTGATCCGTGTCATCGATTTCTATAAAAAGAATCGGGAACAGCTGGAAGAAAACGCAGATAGCATCATTAAAAATCTGATGGCCTCCAACGCACCGGCTGAACCGACCAATGCGACCATCGACCGGACGACCTTGGAGCAGGCAGCTCAGGAGTTCGCCAAACGTCATGACGACCAGCTTGGTGGGTTCGGCCAGGCCCCAAAATTTCCACCCTCCATGGCCCTCAACTTTTTGCTTCAGGCACGGAACAGCCTGCAAGAGTCAGCCAAGAAAGCACCGGACCAACAGGAAGTGGTTCAACGCATCGATGAGGTCATCGACACCACGCTAACCGCAATGGCGCACGGTGGCTTGTATGACCAAATCGGAGGCGGCTTTTCTCGCTACAGTGTGGACCGTTATTGGCTTATCCCGCACTTCGAAAAGATGCTCTACGACAATGGACTCTTGCTGGACATCTACGCCAAGGCTTACACAACCTACCGCAAACCGCTTTTTAAAGCGATTGTAGAAGAAACCGCACGCTGGGCGCAGAGGGAAATGCGCAATCCTGATGGAGCGTTTTACTCGGCATTCGATGCAGATAGCGAAGGCGAAGAAGGAAAATTTTACGTGTGGAAACCCGACGAGATCAAAGCAGCGCTTGGGGAAGAGGCCGCAACTGAATTCTGTAACGTCTACAATATCACGGACGCAGGCAATTTTGAGCATGGGTTTTCCAATCCAGCACTCACCGAGAATGACATCGCAATTCGCGAGTCTCTAAGTGAAGCGCGCGAGAAACTCTACGAGCACCGCAGTAATCGCATTTGGCCCGGCCTGGATAAAAAGCAACTCACATCTTGGAACAGCTTGATGATTCGTGGTCTCGCTGAGGCGGGTTTTGCATTGGACCGCAAAGACCTTTTCGACACCGCAAAAGAAATCGCAGACTTTATTTGGGACCAGGTGAGGACAGAAGATAATCGCCTAAAATCTGTCTACTACAGCGAAGCCCAGCTAAATGGGTACCTGGATGACTATGCCTACTATGCAGAAGCACTCATCAGCATCATTGCGTATGTAGACTTCCACTACTCAGGTGAATCAAAGGTTTACCTCGAGCGCTGCGAAACCATAGCCAAAAGCGTTATGGAACACTTCTCGGACGGCAGTTCTGTGGGTTACTATTTCACATCAAATGACCATGAATCTCTGATTGCTCGAAAAAAGGAATGGTGGGACAACGCCACCCCATCCGGCAATGCATCTATGTTGCAGGTGCTTACCACTCTCTACTTCATCACCGTGGATTCCACTTACGAGGAAGCCATGAGGGAACTCCGACAAGGCTACACCGGGCTCATTGCTCGCAACCCGCATGGAGTGCCTCACGCATTGAGCGCACTCATGGCCGAACAAAATGGCATTGAAGTGATTAAAGCCAAGGACGTCGACAACCTCGACAAACTGCCCGATGAATTGCGTAAACTACCCTGGAGTCGCCGCATAACCATGATCACCGATGCCGAAAACCAGCCGTCCGGTTACCAACGCTGTATTGGTTCCATGTGCCTACAATCGGTAAGCGATCCGGCGAAGCTTTATAACTAG
- the mutL gene encoding DNA mismatch repair endonuclease MutL yields MSEIRVLPDKVANQIAAGEVIERPAAVVKELLENSLDAGATRVEVEFKNGGRSYIRIEDNGCGMTHDQAILSIERHATSKIRQADDLMQIASYGFRGEALPSIASVSRFQLRSRTEENEVGTEVMINGGKLIHVKDCGMPVGSRMEVSHLFNSVPARRKFLKADATEAAHIIQLVRVYAIANPNTGFTLLENGRLLFNSPACPSLKERVREIFGSNISDGLIPVEMEEPDYKAHGLISVPGRGRSTRHEMITIVNQRPVTSPTLNQSLVEAYHAYLPRGRYPIAFLFLDLDPGAIDVNVHPAKREIRFREAARVRGFIIRCLLEHLREETAASKPDEVKGSQPEENLPSSKPQARPVVSAAPVSVSPTPKVAVSSGKALARPSPATRATPQADESEPNWDTGWKFVGHVQRGLAVFDSKQGIVVLDRRSAHQRILYEKLEQQYLNQKVPAQQLLLPVPVELDALGSSHLLDHLEFLNSSGFRLSEFGRNFFRIEAVPVWTTPEEEESLILDLVGLMKDGKMRKDKPVEAFDQIARLACAKAVRLDDSVSEREMVSLVSQLFQCKNPLISPLGKPTYFEMGRNELDRRFMK; encoded by the coding sequence ATGTCCGAAATTCGAGTACTGCCTGACAAAGTTGCCAATCAGATCGCCGCTGGCGAAGTGATTGAGCGCCCTGCTGCAGTGGTTAAAGAGTTGTTGGAAAATAGTCTAGATGCCGGGGCTACTCGTGTCGAAGTAGAGTTCAAAAATGGGGGGCGATCTTACATTCGCATTGAGGATAATGGCTGCGGCATGACGCATGACCAAGCTATCCTTTCCATTGAGCGACATGCGACGAGTAAGATTCGGCAAGCCGATGATTTAATGCAGATAGCATCGTATGGGTTTCGCGGTGAGGCTTTGCCATCGATTGCCAGCGTGTCGCGCTTTCAGCTCAGGTCGCGTACCGAAGAGAATGAAGTGGGAACGGAAGTGATGATCAATGGAGGCAAATTGATTCACGTGAAGGACTGCGGAATGCCAGTGGGAAGCCGCATGGAAGTATCGCACTTATTTAACTCTGTTCCTGCGCGGCGGAAATTTTTGAAGGCTGATGCCACTGAGGCAGCTCATATCATTCAATTGGTACGCGTATACGCGATCGCTAATCCCAACACGGGCTTCACTCTATTGGAAAACGGACGTCTGTTATTTAATTCGCCCGCTTGCCCCTCCTTGAAAGAACGGGTACGCGAAATATTCGGAAGCAACATTTCAGATGGGCTTATTCCGGTGGAAATGGAGGAGCCTGATTATAAAGCCCACGGACTGATCAGTGTTCCGGGAAGGGGACGTTCGACGCGTCATGAAATGATCACGATTGTTAACCAACGCCCGGTTACCAGTCCGACGCTCAACCAGTCATTGGTGGAAGCCTACCATGCTTATCTACCCCGAGGTCGCTACCCGATTGCCTTTCTTTTTCTGGATTTGGATCCCGGGGCCATAGATGTAAATGTGCACCCGGCAAAGCGTGAGATTCGTTTTCGCGAAGCAGCTCGGGTCCGAGGGTTTATTATCAGGTGTTTGCTTGAGCATTTGCGTGAGGAAACAGCGGCCAGCAAGCCGGATGAAGTGAAGGGGAGCCAACCGGAGGAGAATCTACCAAGCTCCAAACCCCAAGCTCGCCCTGTTGTATCTGCCGCACCGGTATCAGTAAGCCCGACTCCCAAGGTGGCCGTAAGTTCTGGGAAAGCACTGGCTCGTCCTAGCCCTGCGACTCGTGCAACACCTCAAGCAGATGAGAGTGAGCCAAATTGGGATACGGGATGGAAGTTTGTCGGCCATGTGCAACGGGGACTTGCTGTTTTCGACTCGAAACAAGGAATTGTGGTGCTGGATCGCCGCTCTGCCCACCAACGAATTTTATATGAGAAATTGGAGCAGCAATATTTGAATCAGAAAGTGCCTGCCCAACAGCTGCTACTTCCCGTGCCAGTTGAGTTGGATGCACTTGGATCCAGTCATTTGTTGGATCATCTCGAATTTCTAAATAGCAGTGGGTTTCGACTTTCAGAATTTGGGCGTAATTTCTTTCGCATTGAAGCTGTCCCGGTTTGGACCACGCCCGAAGAAGAGGAAAGCCTAATCCTTGATTTGGTGGGGCTTATGAAAGACGGCAAAATGAGGAAGGATAAGCCGGTGGAGGCATTTGATCAAATTGCCCGACTCGCCTGTGCTAAGGCGGTCCGGCTCGATGATTCTGTCAGCGAGAGAGAAATGGTATCCTTGGTTTCTCAGCTATTTCAGTGCAAAAACCCTCTCATCAGCCCCTTGGGAAAGCCTACCTATTTTGAGATGGGGAGAAATGAGCTGGACCGCCGTTTCATGAAATAA
- a CDS encoding glycogen/starch/alpha-glucan phosphorylase — translation MSVSSSKKATKGTNGFHFNTEDSVEGMKTSILNHLKFTLARDLGSAGARDYWVSTCMAVRDRILERMIATQEKHYEEDARRVYYLSLEYLMGRLLNNNLFNTGLEDEARKALSDLGYNLDEIREEEPDMGLGNGGLGRLAACFLDSLASLDYPAIGYGIHYEYGLFRQEFVNGHQVEHPDNWLQFANPWEVVRPEYSMEVRLYGQVETQFDSFGNPHQEWINPQVMIGVPYDIPICGYGAGTVNFLRLWASKSSEEFDLDTFNQGGYVEAVQDKAVSETISKVLYPNDSSESGKELRLVQQYFFVCCSLQDIIRRYKLSHSGWDEFSDKAAIQLNDTHPALAIVELLRILLDEEKLEWDKALHIIVKTFGYTNHTLLPEALEKWSVPLLQKVLPRHLQLIYEINQWFLDTQVDAKWPNDDKMKAALSIVEEGDVQMIRMAHLSVVGSHSTNGVAALHTDLLKKNILKNFFELYPDRFNNKTNGITPRRWLLACNPKLSSLIAEKVGDDWPLDLDKLQKLRPFADDTEFQQRFMEIKRENKVELAAIIRRLCHITVNPDAIFDVQIKRLHEYKRQHLNLLHILTLYYRILHDPDYDMVPRVFIFGAKAAPGYYLAKTIIKAINSVGEVINNDPRVRDRIKVVFLPNYGVSLSEKIIPAADLSEQISTAGKEASGTGNMKLALNGSLTIGTLDGANVEILEEVGEDNIFIFGLTVEQVEALRATGYNPYDYYYRNEELRNVVDWLGSDSFTPNEPGVLASLRHSLLDGGDPFMVMADYKSYVAKQEEVDAAYRNQENWARMAIMNTARVGKFSSDRTIHQYSKEVWNLNPVKVD, via the coding sequence ATGAGTGTTAGCTCCTCTAAAAAGGCCACAAAGGGCACCAACGGATTCCACTTTAATACTGAGGATTCAGTGGAGGGAATGAAAACCTCCATCCTGAACCATCTTAAATTCACGCTTGCCCGAGATCTGGGAAGTGCAGGTGCTCGAGACTATTGGGTGTCGACCTGTATGGCCGTTCGGGACCGCATCCTGGAGCGCATGATTGCGACGCAGGAAAAGCACTATGAGGAAGACGCGCGCCGCGTGTATTACCTTTCTCTGGAGTACTTGATGGGGAGATTGCTGAATAACAATCTATTCAACACCGGTCTCGAAGATGAGGCACGCAAGGCTCTGAGTGACCTTGGCTATAACCTGGACGAGATCCGCGAAGAAGAACCTGACATGGGTCTTGGCAATGGTGGCCTCGGCCGACTGGCCGCTTGTTTCCTCGATTCACTAGCCAGCCTTGATTATCCAGCAATCGGTTACGGGATACACTATGAGTATGGCCTATTCCGGCAGGAGTTTGTTAATGGCCACCAAGTGGAGCATCCGGACAACTGGTTGCAGTTTGCCAATCCATGGGAGGTCGTCCGGCCTGAGTACTCAATGGAAGTGCGTCTTTACGGGCAGGTAGAAACACAATTCGATTCTTTTGGGAACCCACATCAGGAATGGATCAACCCTCAAGTGATGATCGGTGTGCCCTATGACATTCCTATCTGTGGCTATGGTGCTGGAACAGTAAACTTTCTCAGATTGTGGGCATCCAAGTCTTCAGAAGAATTCGATTTGGATACCTTTAATCAGGGTGGTTATGTCGAAGCGGTTCAGGATAAGGCAGTCAGCGAAACCATATCCAAGGTTCTTTATCCAAACGACTCCTCTGAAAGTGGAAAAGAGCTACGTCTTGTTCAGCAGTATTTCTTTGTTTGCTGCTCTCTCCAGGATATTATTCGCCGGTATAAACTAAGCCATTCTGGCTGGGATGAATTCAGTGACAAAGCTGCAATTCAATTGAATGATACTCACCCGGCTCTCGCCATCGTAGAGCTTCTGCGCATCCTTTTGGATGAAGAGAAACTGGAGTGGGACAAGGCGCTCCATATCATTGTAAAAACATTCGGCTATACCAATCACACCTTGTTGCCTGAGGCCCTTGAAAAGTGGAGTGTACCTCTCCTGCAAAAAGTGCTGCCTCGCCACCTCCAACTGATCTACGAAATAAATCAGTGGTTTCTGGATACTCAGGTAGATGCCAAATGGCCCAACGACGATAAGATGAAGGCTGCCCTGTCTATCGTTGAAGAGGGAGATGTGCAGATGATTCGCATGGCTCACCTCTCCGTTGTTGGAAGCCATAGTACCAATGGTGTGGCTGCCTTGCATACTGATCTTCTCAAGAAAAACATACTGAAAAATTTCTTCGAGCTGTATCCCGACCGATTCAACAATAAGACCAATGGGATTACACCACGACGTTGGTTACTGGCTTGTAATCCAAAGCTTTCCAGCTTGATCGCTGAGAAAGTGGGCGATGATTGGCCGCTGGATCTCGACAAGTTGCAAAAGTTGCGACCCTTTGCTGACGATACTGAGTTTCAGCAGCGTTTCATGGAGATAAAACGGGAGAATAAAGTGGAGTTAGCCGCGATTATTCGACGCCTCTGCCACATCACTGTGAATCCGGATGCCATTTTTGATGTGCAAATCAAGCGCTTACATGAATACAAGCGACAGCATCTGAATTTGCTGCACATCCTCACGCTTTACTACCGTATCCTGCATGATCCTGATTATGATATGGTACCTCGAGTGTTTATCTTTGGAGCAAAAGCGGCACCCGGGTACTATCTGGCAAAGACCATCATTAAGGCCATCAACTCAGTAGGAGAGGTCATCAATAACGACCCTCGGGTTCGAGATCGGATCAAGGTAGTATTCCTCCCCAATTATGGTGTTTCTTTAAGTGAGAAAATTATTCCTGCTGCTGATTTGTCTGAACAGATTTCAACAGCAGGTAAGGAAGCATCCGGTACCGGCAATATGAAACTGGCTCTTAATGGCTCTTTGACCATCGGGACGCTCGACGGAGCTAATGTTGAGATTCTCGAAGAAGTTGGCGAGGATAACATCTTCATCTTTGGACTGACGGTGGAACAAGTCGAAGCACTGCGTGCCACTGGCTACAATCCTTACGACTATTACTATAGGAACGAGGAACTGCGTAACGTCGTTGACTGGCTCGGCAGTGATTCTTTCACCCCCAATGAACCGGGTGTATTGGCTTCTTTGAGACACAGCTTGTTGGACGGAGGAGATCCCTTTATGGTGATGGCCGACTACAAGTCCTATGTAGCTAAGCAAGAAGAAGTGGATGCTGCATATAGAAATCAGGAAAACTGGGCTCGTATGGCAATTATGAATACTGCTCGCGTAGGAAAATTTTCTTCAGATAGAACTATTCATCAGTATTCCAAAGAAGTTTGGAATCTTAACCCCGTAAAAGTGGATTGA
- a CDS encoding DUF3108 domain-containing protein, whose product MPYNNTRLVLRYRYDKVRMLPLVLTVLMLLPGWILAEEETDRPFNVGDHFNYDIKWGFLKVGEAEMLVEAVGDDESSDLKFILLIRTTSWADTFYRVRNRIESTTDATVTKSLHYSKNQLEGGRKREIEVTFDWDKNEAQYSNYGEKLPPVAIDELSHDPFSVLFAYRLKEFVLGEHIKIPVTDGKKTVVSDIRVMEREKVKVKAGRFDCVRVRPDIKDLGGVFSKSKDSSMDLWFSDDNHKLIVKMSSSVSVGSFKVELRDYVLGDSG is encoded by the coding sequence ATGCCTTATAACAACACTCGATTAGTACTTCGTTACAGATACGATAAAGTTCGTATGCTGCCGTTGGTGCTGACGGTGTTGATGCTTCTACCAGGGTGGATTCTCGCTGAAGAGGAAACGGATCGTCCGTTCAATGTCGGCGATCATTTTAACTACGACATCAAGTGGGGCTTTCTTAAAGTAGGTGAAGCCGAGATGCTTGTAGAAGCGGTGGGTGACGACGAGTCCAGTGATCTTAAATTTATTCTACTCATCAGGACAACCTCATGGGCAGATACGTTTTATCGAGTCAGGAACCGTATCGAGAGTACCACCGATGCGACCGTCACCAAGTCTCTCCATTACTCCAAAAATCAGCTGGAAGGTGGAAGGAAACGGGAGATTGAGGTGACCTTTGATTGGGATAAGAATGAAGCCCAATATTCCAATTATGGTGAAAAGCTACCTCCCGTAGCGATCGACGAACTCAGTCATGATCCTTTCTCAGTACTTTTCGCCTACCGGTTGAAGGAATTCGTTCTTGGAGAACATATCAAAATACCTGTAACCGATGGTAAGAAAACCGTTGTCTCGGATATTAGGGTCATGGAGCGTGAAAAGGTAAAAGTGAAGGCTGGTCGCTTCGATTGCGTGCGTGTTAGGCCCGATATTAAGGACTTGGGTGGTGTGTTCAGTAAGAGTAAGGATTCGAGTATGGACCTATGGTTTTCCGACGATAATCATAAATTGATCGTTAAAATGTCGAGTTCGGTGAGCGTTGGAAGCTTTAAGGTTGAGTTGAGAGACTACGTTTTAGGGGATTCAGGCTAG
- a CDS encoding response regulator: MAGRAKKKGLKFSFSWDDTAPDWVSGDPIRFRQIIGNLLGNAVKFTEEGEVSVALTHLVREDELIRYHFEIMDTGIGIDPEAMDTLFEPFTQADLSMTRKYGGTVLGLGISKELIELMGGGIDVSSELQGGSKFSFNIVLGEPGAFEIERKIARADELRGQDHFHGRVLLVEDDAVNQRVIRLLLERLGLEVQIAENGQIGFDYAVQNNWDLIFMDCQMPVLDGVSATRKIRAYEKQHGLSHTAIVALTANAKDSDRILCKESGMDDFLAKPVRRSELSGVLETWLQEPIRV, translated from the coding sequence ATGGCAGGTCGTGCCAAGAAGAAGGGATTAAAATTTTCATTCTCTTGGGATGACACTGCACCTGATTGGGTATCAGGAGATCCAATACGCTTTCGCCAGATCATTGGAAATTTACTTGGCAATGCCGTGAAATTCACTGAGGAGGGCGAGGTCTCCGTTGCTCTGACCCACCTGGTTAGGGAAGACGAACTTATCCGCTACCATTTTGAGATAATGGACACGGGTATTGGAATCGATCCGGAGGCTATGGATACACTTTTTGAGCCGTTTACTCAGGCGGACTTGTCTATGACCCGAAAGTACGGTGGAACAGTTCTGGGCCTTGGAATCTCCAAAGAATTGATCGAATTGATGGGAGGTGGCATTGATGTATCGAGTGAGTTGCAGGGTGGCTCAAAATTCTCTTTCAACATTGTATTGGGTGAACCAGGTGCATTCGAAATTGAGCGCAAAATAGCTCGAGCAGATGAGCTGCGAGGCCAAGACCATTTTCATGGTAGGGTCTTATTGGTAGAAGACGATGCGGTTAACCAACGTGTGATCCGTCTGCTTCTTGAGCGGCTAGGACTAGAAGTTCAAATCGCTGAGAATGGGCAGATTGGCTTTGACTACGCTGTTCAGAATAATTGGGACCTCATTTTTATGGATTGCCAGATGCCTGTACTCGATGGCGTCTCAGCCACACGGAAGATTCGTGCCTATGAAAAACAGCACGGCTTATCTCACACCGCCATTGTGGCGCTTACCGCCAACGCTAAAGATTCTGATCGAATTCTATGCAAAGAGTCTGGAATGGACGATTTTCTGGCCAAGCCCGTTCGAAGGTCTGAGCTTTCAGGTGTGCTTGAGACATGGCTTCAAGAGCCTATTCGTGTTTAG
- a CDS encoding metallophosphoesterase, giving the protein MQRADATQPESRIPQELPDELVRRIGKEALSLRLEKQALQESKQVFQSKNPFNPDRIPFFFESVRFICQALGIYQRGYRKFMDVQLVTNEISFSSLPPELDGLRILQISDLHLDLDPALTSVIASIIQDLDYDLALITGDYRDDTKGCISDCLEYMHRVCGALKEPVYGILGNHDPIELVPPLESLGLPILLNETVTYEKNGKQIYIYGIDDPHFYEGDDFDKLRGTVPEDAFSILLSHAPETHQQALQLGYDLVLAGHTHGGQICLPGGIVVMHNGDCPSYMLAGNWKYGDLKGYTSRGTGGCRLPLRFFCPPEITVHVLRHGDSDAH; this is encoded by the coding sequence ATGCAGAGAGCAGATGCGACGCAGCCTGAATCGAGAATCCCTCAAGAGCTCCCCGATGAGCTGGTTCGCCGTATTGGAAAAGAAGCTCTAAGCCTCAGGTTAGAGAAGCAAGCACTCCAAGAGAGTAAACAGGTATTCCAAAGTAAGAATCCGTTCAATCCTGACCGCATCCCCTTCTTTTTCGAGTCGGTTCGCTTTATATGCCAAGCTCTCGGGATCTATCAGCGCGGCTATCGTAAATTCATGGACGTCCAGCTGGTCACAAATGAGATATCTTTTTCATCTCTTCCTCCTGAGCTGGATGGGTTAAGAATACTGCAGATCTCTGACCTACATCTCGATCTGGATCCGGCCCTTACCTCTGTCATTGCAAGCATCATTCAAGATTTGGATTACGACCTCGCTTTAATTACGGGTGATTACCGGGACGATACGAAAGGCTGCATAAGCGATTGCCTCGAATACATGCACCGGGTGTGTGGAGCATTAAAGGAACCTGTTTACGGCATATTGGGGAACCATGATCCCATCGAGCTGGTTCCACCACTTGAAAGTTTGGGACTGCCCATCTTGTTAAACGAAACCGTTACTTATGAAAAAAACGGGAAGCAGATATACATCTACGGAATTGATGATCCTCATTTCTACGAAGGAGATGACTTCGACAAATTAAGGGGCACGGTTCCTGAGGATGCATTTAGCATACTACTCTCCCACGCACCAGAAACACATCAACAAGCTCTGCAATTGGGATACGACCTGGTTCTAGCCGGCCATACTCATGGTGGACAAATTTGTTTACCTGGCGGAATTGTGGTGATGCATAATGGCGATTGCCCTAGCTACATGCTGGCTGGTAATTGGAAATACGGCGACCTCAAGGGCTACACCTCGAGGGGAACGGGTGGTTGCAGGCTACCGCTTCGGTTTTTCTGTCCGCCTGAAATTACAGTGCACGTCCTGAGACACGGGGATTCCGATGCCCACTAA
- the ribB gene encoding 3,4-dihydroxy-2-butanone-4-phosphate synthase, producing MSDTLQDAFDPVEDAIAAIAAGQIVIVTDDENRENEGDLIFAAEKATPELVNMMIRYCSGVVCVPCTEPQLRRLGINPMVPYNRESYRTDYTVSVDAAEGITTGISAFDRAETIRLLGCSESTPDSFVQPGHLFPLRSRPGGVLERSGHTEAAVDLAQLAGLFPAGVLCEVVNEDGTMARLPDLLEFKKRFNMPLISIASLIEYRHKRDQLVERIAQRPFKSEFGEFELIVYKSRVDGRNHMAFVKGEVSAEPTLVRVQSENLLEDVFRSSEGDGFENLAASFKRLAEEENGVILYMERPNGGLELKEGNVESSDMDFRDYGIGAQILVALGLKEIRLLSSTRRKVVGLEGYNLEIVEQVPLN from the coding sequence ATGTCTGATACATTACAGGATGCCTTCGACCCAGTAGAGGACGCCATTGCTGCCATTGCGGCGGGACAGATCGTCATTGTGACCGATGATGAGAATCGCGAAAACGAAGGGGATTTGATATTTGCTGCTGAGAAAGCTACGCCGGAGTTGGTCAACATGATGATCCGCTACTGCAGCGGTGTTGTCTGTGTACCTTGCACAGAGCCTCAGTTACGGCGATTGGGGATCAATCCAATGGTGCCATATAATCGCGAATCTTATAGAACTGACTATACCGTATCTGTAGATGCGGCAGAAGGCATTACCACAGGTATCAGTGCATTCGATCGGGCCGAGACGATTCGTTTATTGGGATGTAGCGAGAGTACTCCTGATAGCTTTGTACAGCCTGGCCATTTGTTCCCGTTACGGTCTCGTCCGGGCGGGGTGCTTGAGCGAAGCGGTCATACGGAAGCCGCCGTAGATTTGGCTCAGTTGGCTGGTCTTTTCCCGGCTGGAGTCCTTTGCGAAGTAGTCAACGAGGATGGCACTATGGCCCGTCTTCCAGATCTGCTAGAATTCAAAAAGCGGTTCAACATGCCGCTCATCTCCATTGCCTCCCTCATTGAGTATCGGCACAAACGAGATCAACTGGTTGAAAGGATCGCTCAAAGACCTTTCAAATCAGAGTTTGGTGAGTTTGAGCTGATCGTCTATAAGAGCCGGGTGGATGGCCGCAATCATATGGCATTTGTTAAGGGCGAAGTTTCAGCTGAGCCGACCTTGGTCCGCGTGCAGAGTGAAAACTTGCTCGAAGATGTTTTTCGCTCATCCGAAGGTGACGGATTCGAGAATCTCGCTGCGTCTTTCAAGCGCCTGGCCGAGGAAGAAAATGGAGTCATTTTGTACATGGAACGACCGAACGGTGGACTTGAGCTCAAAGAAGGAAACGTTGAGTCTTCGGACATGGACTTCCGTGATTATGGTATCGGTGCCCAAATCTTGGTGGCTCTCGGACTGAAAGAGATTCGTTTGTTATCAAGCACTCGCCGCAAAGTGGTTGGCCTGGAGGGTTACAACCTTGAAATTGTCGAGCAAGTTCCCTTGAACTAG
- the ribH gene encoding 6,7-dimethyl-8-ribityllumazine synthase, which produces MSTYKPEYEPFDGSPFSFGIVCSRFNPEAVEALLENTLKVLRDSGVKEENLKVMRVPGSNEVPWGVQILAGSGEFDCCIGLGVLLRGGTVHFEVVAQSASDALQMTSLNEMIPVINGIVVADTEEQALERTQGEINRGLEFGEAALQMAKLKRACLTFDEQDT; this is translated from the coding sequence ATGAGTACTTATAAACCTGAATATGAGCCGTTCGATGGCAGCCCGTTTTCCTTTGGAATCGTCTGTTCTCGCTTCAATCCTGAAGCGGTGGAAGCCCTGCTCGAGAACACCCTCAAAGTGCTTCGCGACTCGGGTGTTAAAGAAGAGAATTTGAAGGTCATGCGGGTTCCTGGATCCAATGAAGTTCCATGGGGTGTGCAAATTCTGGCAGGGAGCGGTGAGTTCGATTGTTGTATTGGACTGGGCGTATTACTGCGTGGAGGAACCGTTCATTTTGAAGTGGTCGCACAAAGTGCTTCCGACGCCCTGCAGATGACATCGCTCAACGAGATGATTCCTGTTATCAATGGTATCGTAGTTGCGGATACAGAGGAACAGGCTCTTGAACGTACCCAGGGAGAGATTAATCGTGGTTTGGAATTTGGGGAAGCCGCCCTCCAGATGGCGAAATTAAAACGTGCATGCCTGACATTCGATGAGCAAGACACCTAG